One window of Nostoc sp. C052 genomic DNA carries:
- a CDS encoding TldD/PmbA family protein has product MKIEELSALEVSFNRLIESLLIKKAEDEQFTVRLSSEISQFTRFNHAKVRQTGCVADGWIELTLMKEQRNSVRQFPFTGNWEVDWQLAYTALQELRDELILLPIDPYLVLPSGNNTSREINSGNLLAAEAVVPTVLELVAELDFTGIYAGGVVIKGYGDSSGQKHWFATDSFTLDYSLFSTSGQAVKGTFAGSDWDESAYIAKISEAKKQLELLARPVKELPRGQYKTYFAPAAVADLLLMLSWGSVSEADIQQGNSSLAALWRKEKQLSTAFNLKENFQRGLVPRFNELGEIAAPELSVIEKGYLVNTLVNSRTAKEYQKIANGANGSETLRAPEVSPGNLVFEQILPSLDTGLYVSNLHYLNWSDRHTGRITGMTRYACFWVENGEIIAPIENLRFDESLYRFWGENLVDLTTFQEFIPEVGTYESRQLGGSLVPGMLVEDFTYTL; this is encoded by the coding sequence ATGAAAATTGAGGAATTATCTGCATTAGAAGTCAGCTTTAATCGACTGATTGAAAGTTTGCTGATCAAAAAAGCAGAAGATGAACAATTTACTGTGAGACTCAGCAGTGAAATAAGTCAATTTACTCGTTTTAATCATGCGAAAGTACGACAAACTGGTTGTGTTGCAGATGGTTGGATCGAACTGACTTTGATGAAAGAGCAGCGCAATAGTGTTCGGCAGTTTCCCTTTACTGGAAATTGGGAGGTAGACTGGCAGTTAGCATATACCGCTTTGCAGGAATTACGCGACGAACTTATTCTACTACCCATCGATCCATATCTAGTTTTGCCATCAGGAAATAATACTAGTCGAGAAATAAATTCTGGGAATTTATTGGCGGCTGAGGCAGTAGTACCAACTGTGCTAGAACTAGTTGCAGAATTGGATTTTACCGGGATATATGCAGGGGGAGTGGTAATTAAAGGTTATGGTGATTCTAGCGGTCAAAAACACTGGTTTGCTACTGATTCTTTTACCTTAGATTATTCTCTATTTTCCACCTCTGGACAAGCCGTTAAAGGCACATTTGCCGGGAGTGATTGGGATGAATCTGCTTATATCGCCAAAATTAGCGAAGCGAAAAAACAACTAGAATTGCTTGCTCGTCCAGTTAAAGAATTGCCACGGGGACAGTACAAAACTTACTTTGCACCTGCTGCTGTTGCAGATTTATTATTGATGCTTTCTTGGGGATCTGTAAGCGAAGCTGATATTCAGCAAGGAAACAGTTCTTTAGCTGCTCTATGGCGTAAAGAAAAACAGCTTTCCACTGCATTTAATTTGAAAGAAAACTTTCAACGGGGATTAGTACCACGCTTTAATGAATTGGGAGAAATAGCAGCACCGGAGTTATCTGTAATAGAAAAAGGATATTTGGTCAATACTTTGGTGAATTCTCGGACTGCTAAGGAATATCAAAAAATTGCCAATGGCGCTAATGGTTCAGAGACTTTACGAGCGCCAGAAGTGAGTCCGGGAAATTTAGTATTTGAACAGATTCTTCCGAGTTTAGATACAGGATTATATGTATCAAATTTGCATTACTTGAATTGGAGCGATCGCCACACTGGTAGAATCACAGGTATGACTCGTTATGCTTGTTTTTGGGTAGAAAACGGAGAAATTATTGCACCTATTGAAAACTTACGTTTTGATGAAAGTCTCTATCGATTCTGGGGAGAAAACTTAGTAGATTTGACCACTTTTCAAGAATTCATTCCCGAAGTAGGAACTTATGAAAGTCGCCAACTGGGAGGTAGTTTGGTTCCCGGTATGCTGGTGGAAGATTTTACATATACTTTGTAA
- a CDS encoding DivIVA domain-containing protein codes for MLQSEISNVEPNLNGSNPPPQEYLGGEGSIDIQQELNRLEEIVLSSLRIPLTGRTLIDEEKFLDQLDYIRLALPSLFQEAAAVLEQKDEILLEAEEYGQQVVEAAQAKRAQILAESDIIHQAEQEAEQLRRQVQQECEGIMQETLAEIERKRYACQQELEMMRQTAIAQAQEIEDGADQYADGLLGNIEQDLKEMLRIVTNGRQQLQIDNLTQRNSPPGKKR; via the coding sequence ATGCTACAATCAGAAATCTCCAATGTTGAACCCAATCTCAACGGAAGCAATCCCCCCCCTCAAGAATATCTCGGTGGAGAGGGAAGCATAGATATTCAACAAGAACTCAACCGCCTAGAGGAAATAGTTCTCTCTAGTCTCAGGATTCCGCTGACGGGACGCACGCTCATCGATGAAGAAAAGTTCTTGGATCAGCTTGATTACATCCGGCTGGCTTTACCATCGCTTTTTCAAGAAGCAGCAGCAGTTCTTGAGCAAAAGGACGAAATTTTGCTGGAAGCGGAAGAGTATGGACAGCAGGTTGTTGAGGCCGCACAAGCAAAAAGAGCGCAAATTTTAGCTGAAAGCGATATCATTCACCAGGCGGAACAAGAAGCTGAACAACTACGGCGACAAGTGCAACAAGAGTGTGAGGGAATAATGCAAGAAACCCTCGCTGAGATTGAACGTAAACGGTATGCTTGTCAGCAAGAATTAGAGATGATGCGACAAACTGCGATCGCTCAGGCTCAAGAAATTGAAGATGGTGCCGATCAATATGCCGATGGACTTTTGGGAAATATTGAGCAGGATCTCAAAGAGATGTTGCGAATTGTCACCAACGGACGGCAACAACTGCAAATTGATAACCTCACCCAGCGCAATTCACCTCCTGGCAAAAAAAGATAG
- the coaD gene encoding pantetheine-phosphate adenylyltransferase: protein MIAIYPGSFDPITLGHLDLIQRGSRLFERVIVAVLRNPNKMPLFSVEQRLDQIRHSTQHLSNVEVDSFDGLTVNYAQMRQAQVLLRGLRAVSDFEVELQMAHTNKTLSTEIETVFLATSNEYSFLSSSVVKEIARFGGSIDHLVPPHIALDIYQCYNQKSPMLNPISTEAIPPLKNISVEREA from the coding sequence GTGATCGCTATTTATCCTGGTAGCTTCGACCCCATCACCTTGGGACACCTTGACCTCATCCAGCGCGGGAGTCGGCTGTTTGAGCGGGTGATTGTCGCTGTACTGCGGAACCCCAACAAGATGCCACTTTTTAGTGTGGAGCAACGGCTAGATCAGATACGTCATTCTACACAACATTTATCGAATGTAGAAGTAGACAGCTTTGATGGTCTTACCGTCAACTATGCTCAAATGCGACAAGCACAAGTTTTGCTGCGGGGTTTACGGGCTGTGTCAGATTTTGAAGTGGAACTGCAAATGGCTCACACCAATAAAACTCTTTCTACCGAAATAGAAACAGTTTTTCTTGCAACCTCAAATGAATATAGTTTTTTAAGTAGTAGTGTGGTAAAAGAGATTGCAAGGTTTGGTGGCTCTATCGATCATCTCGTTCCCCCACACATTGCCCTGGATATATACCAATGCTACAATCAGAAATCTCCAATGTTGAACCCAATCTCAACGGAAGCAATCCCCCCCCTCAAGAATATCTCGGTGGAGAGGGAAGCATAG
- the lgt gene encoding prolipoprotein diacylglyceryl transferase has translation MALDFSTLPLAFQFTSPGPILVKLDLDILGIHLSIRWYGLLIATAVLIGVILSQELAKRRNVNPELLGDLFFWLLIGAIPSARLYYVFFEWPKYAPTPEKIFAIWEGGIAIHGAILGGVVAALIFAKIKQVSFWQLADLVAPSLILGQAIGRWGNFFNSEAFGDPTDLPWKLYIPPDRRPLDYASFDYFHPTFLYESLWDLMVFTLLITLFFRSLSGKPRLKVGTLFLVYWPAYSLGRLWIEGFRTDSLMLGPLRMAQVVSSLGILLGLVGLAWLYLLKRPLPDVVPTLKGNGESGR, from the coding sequence ATGGCACTGGATTTTTCCACCTTGCCCTTGGCATTTCAATTCACTTCACCAGGCCCGATTCTGGTGAAATTAGATTTAGATATACTAGGTATTCATTTAAGTATCCGTTGGTATGGCTTATTGATTGCCACAGCAGTATTAATTGGCGTTATCCTTTCCCAGGAGTTGGCAAAGCGCCGTAATGTTAATCCTGAGTTGCTAGGGGATTTGTTTTTTTGGTTGTTGATTGGGGCAATTCCTAGCGCACGGCTATACTACGTTTTCTTTGAATGGCCAAAATATGCCCCAACTCCAGAAAAAATCTTTGCAATCTGGGAAGGAGGTATTGCCATTCACGGAGCCATTCTTGGTGGCGTTGTGGCTGCGTTAATCTTTGCCAAAATCAAGCAGGTTTCTTTTTGGCAACTGGCAGATTTAGTAGCACCTTCGCTGATTTTAGGGCAAGCGATCGGACGTTGGGGCAATTTCTTTAATTCTGAAGCTTTTGGCGATCCGACTGATTTACCCTGGAAGTTGTATATTCCACCAGATCGTCGTCCTCTAGACTATGCTAGTTTCGATTATTTTCATCCCACCTTCCTCTACGAATCTCTGTGGGATTTAATGGTGTTTACGCTACTGATAACGTTGTTTTTCCGGTCTTTATCCGGTAAGCCACGCCTAAAGGTAGGCACACTATTTCTAGTCTACTGGCCAGCCTATAGCTTAGGACGCTTATGGATTGAAGGCTTTCGCACTGATAGCTTGATGCTGGGGCCGTTACGGATGGCACAAGTAGTCAGTAGTCTCGGAATTTTATTGGGATTAGTTGGATTAGCTTGGCTTTACTTACTCAAACGCCCTTTACCCGATGTAGTTCCTACTCTTAAGGGTAATGGGGAGAGTGGGAGATGA
- the cobM gene encoding precorrin-4 C(11)-methyltransferase: MCSSKSEYTENSSDKKTLYALEASVYIVGAGPGDPDLLTVKAQKLLAAADVILFADSLIPEQILELCREDAEIIRTANQTLEEILGIMIDRVRSQQKSLVRLHSGDPSLYSAIHEQMHLLAEANIPFEVIPGISAFQAAAAKLKIELTVPGLVQTIILTRISGRTEVPATEELATLAAHQASLCLYLSARHVENAQAKLLEHYPAETPIAICFRIGWPDEKIRVVPLNQMADCTHQEKLIRTTLYIISPALSTTTGRSRLYHPEHSHLFRSSHN, encoded by the coding sequence GTGTGTTCTTCTAAGAGTGAATATACAGAAAATTCGAGTGATAAAAAAACACTATATGCTTTAGAAGCATCTGTGTATATTGTGGGAGCGGGTCCCGGAGATCCTGATTTATTAACGGTGAAGGCGCAGAAACTACTGGCTGCTGCTGATGTGATTTTATTTGCTGATTCTTTAATCCCCGAACAAATTTTAGAACTTTGTCGAGAAGATGCGGAGATCATTAGAACTGCGAATCAGACTTTAGAAGAGATTTTGGGGATTATGATCGATAGGGTGCGATCGCAGCAAAAATCTCTAGTCCGTCTTCATTCTGGTGATCCTAGTCTCTACAGCGCTATCCACGAGCAAATGCACCTCCTCGCAGAGGCAAATATTCCTTTTGAAGTCATACCTGGTATCAGCGCCTTTCAAGCCGCTGCTGCCAAACTCAAAATAGAACTGACTGTACCTGGTTTAGTCCAAACGATCATTTTGACACGCATCAGTGGACGTACAGAAGTCCCTGCCACTGAAGAATTAGCGACTCTTGCAGCGCATCAGGCTAGCCTCTGCCTGTATTTGAGTGCGCGTCACGTCGAAAATGCTCAAGCCAAATTACTCGAACATTACCCAGCCGAAACCCCCATTGCGATTTGCTTTCGCATCGGCTGGCCTGATGAAAAAATCAGGGTTGTCCCCTTAAATCAAATGGCAGATTGCACTCATCAAGAAAAACTAATTCGCACTACACTTTATATAATCAGCCCCGCACTCTCGACAACAACAGGGCGATCGCGTTTATATCATCCTGAACATAGTCATCTATTTCGCTCATCTCATAACTAA
- a CDS encoding phenylpyruvate tautomerase MIF-related protein produces MPLIKVQTSAPAPEKAEIESMLLNLSAKLAKHLGKPESYVMTAFEPGIPMTFAGNTDPVCYIEIKSIGTMKPDQTAAMSQDFCQQINQTLGVPKNRIYIEFADAKGAMWGWNGTTFG; encoded by the coding sequence ATGCCTTTAATTAAAGTGCAAACTTCTGCACCTGCTCCTGAAAAAGCTGAAATTGAGTCGATGCTTTTAAACCTATCAGCCAAGTTGGCGAAACATTTGGGAAAACCAGAATCTTATGTAATGACTGCTTTTGAACCAGGAATCCCCATGACTTTTGCAGGGAATACTGACCCGGTTTGCTACATTGAAATTAAGAGCATCGGTACAATGAAGCCAGATCAAACCGCAGCAATGAGTCAGGACTTTTGCCAGCAGATTAACCAAACTCTAGGCGTGCCGAAAAATCGCATTTATATAGAGTTTGCGGATGCTAAGGGAGCAATGTGGGGCTGGAATGGCACAACCTTTGGTTAA
- the rlmN gene encoding 23S rRNA (adenine(2503)-C(2))-methyltransferase RlmN: protein MSATPLVSPIDSQNPEKSALIPPLLGATVAELTTWVQQQGQPAYRGKQLHEWIYDKGVRSLADISVFPKQWRTELAEIPIGRSILHYRSEAPDGTVKYLLQLTDGQIIETVGIPTFAERGEGPKARLTVCVSTQVGCPMACDFCATGKGGYKRNLARHEIVDQVLTVQEDFQQRVSNVVFMGLGEPLLNTENVLAALKSLNQDVGIGQRSLTVSTVGIRDRIRQFAENNLQITLAVSLHAPNQPLREKLIPSARAYPLEDLLAECREYVEITGRRVTFEYVLLAGVNDLPEHALELSKCMRGFQCHVNLIPYNPIQEVDYKRPNRDRIQAFVNVLKQQNTAVSVRYSRGLEADAACGQLRASKN, encoded by the coding sequence ATGTCTGCTACGCCTCTTGTATCTCCGATTGACTCACAAAACCCAGAAAAATCAGCATTAATCCCTCCCTTACTAGGTGCAACCGTTGCCGAGTTAACTACTTGGGTGCAGCAGCAGGGACAACCTGCTTACAGAGGGAAGCAACTGCATGAATGGATCTATGACAAGGGGGTGCGATCGCTAGCTGATATTTCTGTCTTCCCCAAGCAATGGCGTACAGAATTAGCAGAAATCCCTATTGGGCGCTCAATCTTACATTACCGCTCTGAGGCTCCCGATGGTACAGTCAAATATCTTTTACAATTAACAGACGGGCAAATTATTGAAACTGTTGGTATCCCCACCTTCGCAGAAAGGGGAGAAGGCCCAAAAGCCCGGCTGACAGTTTGCGTCTCTACTCAGGTGGGTTGCCCGATGGCGTGTGATTTCTGCGCTACTGGAAAGGGAGGCTACAAACGCAACCTAGCACGGCACGAAATTGTCGATCAGGTGTTGACTGTGCAAGAAGATTTTCAGCAACGGGTTAGCAATGTAGTGTTTATGGGACTTGGTGAACCGTTGTTGAATACTGAGAATGTTTTAGCAGCTTTGAAATCTCTGAATCAAGATGTCGGTATTGGGCAGCGATCGCTTACAGTTTCTACAGTTGGGATTCGCGATCGCATTCGTCAGTTCGCGGAAAATAATTTGCAAATTACTCTGGCTGTGAGTCTTCACGCCCCCAATCAACCACTACGGGAAAAACTCATCCCCAGCGCCCGCGCCTATCCTTTAGAAGATTTACTGGCTGAATGTCGAGAATATGTGGAAATAACTGGACGCCGCGTTACCTTTGAATATGTTCTCTTAGCTGGTGTCAACGATCTACCAGAACACGCATTAGAACTTTCAAAATGTATGCGAGGATTTCAATGTCATGTGAATTTGATTCCTTACAACCCCATTCAAGAAGTAGACTACAAACGCCCCAACCGCGATCGCATTCAAGCATTTGTCAACGTCCTCAAGCAGCAAAATACTGCTGTTAGTGTCCGTTATTCTCGTGGTTTAGAAGCTGATGCTGCTTGTGGGCAATTAAGAGCAAGTAAGAATTAA
- a CDS encoding replication restart DNA helicase PriA, with protein MQTVQKIYCPNCGSHAERYYISDSQLTRTQCPSCDYLMISCTRTGKVIEAYAPGIHAHR; from the coding sequence ATGCAGACAGTACAAAAGATTTACTGCCCAAATTGTGGTAGCCATGCGGAACGTTATTATATTTCTGATAGTCAATTAACTCGGACACAATGCCCAAGCTGTGACTATTTGATGATTAGTTGCACTCGCACTGGCAAAGTTATTGAGGCTTATGCCCCAGGAATTCATGCACACCGATAG
- the uvrC gene encoding excinuclease ABC subunit UvrC: MTISTQILPLVKDPERLENRLAEIPPEPGVYFMRDRSDRIIYIGKSRKLRSRVRSYFRDGYNKSERIATMVKLVTEIEFIVTDTEAEALALEANLIKQHQPYFNVLLKDDKKYPYLCITWSEDYPRIFITRKRQFGKEKDKFYGPYTDAGLLREIVRICKRIFPQRQRPQPLFKDRPCLNFDLGRCPGVCQQLISPEEYRKIVQKIAMVFQGRTQELIEILTQQMNAAAENLNFESAARIRDQISGLKSLTADQKVSLPDDTVSRDAIALAADEQHACIQLFQIRAGQLVGRLAFVADAHAEPGAILQRALEEHYQTADSVEIPLEILVQHDLPDAEILADVLTQRKGKKVTILTPLRQTKAELIEMVERNAQYELQRMQKFGDRNHQSMQDLATILDLPDVPHRIEGYDISHIQGSNAVASQVVFIDGLPAKQHYRHYKIKNPTVTAGHSDDFASLAEVIQRRFRKYGEDQQLARLGNPDWPDLIMIDGGKGQLSSVVAVLQEMNLLEDLRVVSLAKQREEIFLPGESKPLTTDAEQPGVQLLRRLRDEAHRFAVSFHRQQRSDKLKRSRLDEIPGLGHHRQKQLLGHFRSVDYIRQATTTQLAEVAGIGPRLAQEIYDYFHPA, translated from the coding sequence GTGACAATATCTACTCAAATATTACCACTGGTTAAAGATCCAGAACGACTAGAAAACCGTCTAGCCGAAATTCCACCGGAACCGGGGGTTTATTTCATGCGGGACAGGAGCGATCGCATTATATATATAGGTAAATCACGTAAATTGCGATCGCGTGTCCGTTCCTATTTCCGGGATGGCTACAACAAGAGTGAACGTATCGCCACGATGGTCAAATTAGTGACAGAAATTGAATTTATCGTCACTGATACTGAAGCTGAAGCTTTAGCCCTAGAAGCCAATTTGATCAAGCAGCACCAGCCATATTTCAACGTGTTGCTCAAAGATGATAAAAAATATCCCTATCTCTGCATCACTTGGTCAGAAGATTATCCGCGAATTTTTATTACCCGTAAACGCCAATTTGGTAAAGAAAAGGATAAGTTTTACGGGCCCTATACTGATGCTGGTTTATTACGAGAAATTGTCCGCATCTGCAAGCGTATCTTTCCCCAGCGACAACGACCTCAACCACTTTTTAAAGACCGTCCTTGCTTAAATTTTGATTTAGGGCGTTGTCCGGGTGTGTGTCAACAGCTGATTTCACCAGAAGAATATCGCAAAATTGTGCAAAAGATCGCGATGGTATTTCAAGGTCGAACTCAGGAATTGATTGAGATTTTGACCCAACAGATGAACGCAGCCGCCGAGAACTTGAATTTTGAGTCAGCCGCGCGGATTCGCGATCAAATTTCTGGGTTAAAGTCGCTGACAGCTGACCAAAAAGTATCCTTACCAGATGATACGGTTTCACGGGATGCGATCGCACTGGCAGCCGACGAACAACACGCCTGCATTCAACTATTCCAGATTCGCGCGGGTCAATTGGTGGGACGTTTAGCCTTTGTGGCGGATGCTCATGCAGAACCAGGAGCTATTTTACAACGAGCCTTAGAGGAACATTACCAAACTGCTGACTCCGTGGAAATACCCTTAGAAATTTTGGTACAGCATGATTTACCAGATGCGGAGATATTGGCGGATGTCTTAACTCAACGCAAAGGCAAAAAAGTCACAATTTTGACTCCTTTACGGCAAACTAAGGCAGAATTAATTGAGATGGTAGAGCGAAATGCTCAGTATGAATTGCAAAGAATGCAGAAATTTGGCGATCGCAATCACCAATCAATGCAAGATTTAGCTACCATTCTCGATTTACCCGATGTACCCCACCGCATCGAGGGTTATGACATTTCCCATATTCAAGGGTCAAATGCTGTCGCTTCGCAAGTTGTGTTTATCGACGGATTACCTGCTAAACAGCACTATCGACACTACAAAATCAAAAATCCCACGGTGACAGCAGGACATTCAGATGATTTTGCTAGTCTGGCTGAAGTCATCCAACGGCGGTTTCGCAAGTATGGGGAAGATCAGCAATTAGCGCGTTTGGGTAATCCTGACTGGCCGGATTTAATCATGATTGATGGTGGTAAAGGTCAGTTATCATCGGTTGTCGCCGTTTTGCAAGAGATGAATTTATTAGAAGACTTGCGAGTTGTGAGTTTAGCAAAGCAGCGAGAAGAGATTTTTTTACCGGGAGAGTCTAAACCCTTGACAACTGATGCAGAACAACCGGGGGTACAGTTATTGCGACGGCTGCGGGATGAAGCGCATCGGTTTGCAGTGAGTTTCCATCGTCAACAACGTAGTGATAAATTGAAGCGATCGCGTTTAGATGAAATTCCTGGCTTAGGACATCATCGACAAAAGCAGCTACTAGGACATTTTCGCTCAGTTGACTATATTCGGCAAGCGACAACCACACAACTTGCTGAAGTAGCAGGAATTGGGCCGCGTTTGGCTCAAGAAATTTACGATTATTTTCATCCTGCTTAA
- a CDS encoding NF038130 family PEP-CTERM protein gives MKMTFHKLVIGASMAIGMSALATVPAQAGTLTGATIGGTAADDYYVYDSDAKNTFKVEKPSANDVQKVLSGNAASPTGNVELRASSEGKDFDFTKNTTLTGTIGGKTLTLSSLTSDDWFGVGQKTTKYGSTNLANTWFNQALNSYGISDSTFTLLAKYSYTKESLFDSFLKNGGFERFSDPNISYVNQDDTSGLISIGLAGHYNAATLITPSLGLPINLSSLLPSLLQASEIVKYTYDGKTDYLYSFKATESGLVEKGDTKSHSGNYEVTIKGVVPPAAVPEPSIILGLLGVAGVFVTQRKFKKVSI, from the coding sequence ATGAAAATGACTTTCCACAAACTTGTAATTGGTGCCTCAATGGCTATTGGTATGAGCGCTCTTGCCACTGTACCAGCACAGGCTGGAACACTCACCGGTGCTACTATTGGTGGAACAGCAGCCGATGATTATTACGTCTATGATTCCGATGCCAAAAATACCTTCAAAGTAGAAAAACCTAGTGCAAATGATGTACAAAAAGTTCTAAGTGGTAACGCCGCTAGCCCCACTGGAAATGTGGAGCTACGAGCTAGCAGTGAAGGAAAGGATTTTGATTTCACCAAAAACACCACCTTGACAGGTACAATCGGTGGGAAAACCCTTACTCTAAGCAGCCTCACTTCTGATGACTGGTTTGGAGTCGGCCAAAAAACTACGAAGTATGGGTCAACTAATTTAGCTAACACCTGGTTTAACCAGGCTCTAAATTCTTATGGTATCAGTGATAGTACTTTTACTTTACTCGCTAAATACAGCTACACTAAAGAGAGTTTGTTTGACAGCTTTCTTAAAAACGGCGGATTTGAACGCTTTAGTGACCCGAATATTTCCTATGTCAATCAAGATGACACAAGTGGTTTAATTAGTATTGGTTTAGCAGGTCACTATAATGCCGCAACCCTCATAACACCCTCTCTAGGACTGCCGATTAACCTATCTAGCCTACTTCCATCTTTATTACAAGCAAGTGAAATCGTCAAATACACTTATGACGGTAAGACTGACTACCTGTATAGCTTTAAAGCTACCGAATCTGGTTTAGTTGAAAAAGGTGATACCAAATCCCATAGTGGTAATTATGAAGTCACTATCAAAGGTGTTGTGCCTCCCGCAGCAGTGCCAGAACCATCTATAATACTGGGTTTGTTGGGTGTTGCTGGCGTCTTTGTGACACAACGCAAATTTAAAAAAGTATCTATTTAA
- a CDS encoding LL-diaminopimelate aminotransferase gives MTNMQFAKRLQPLQSNVFADMDRAKAVALAAGRQVIDLSLGSSDLPAEAHVIEAIAQSLSDRSTHGYLLFNGTQGFREAAANWYEQKFGIKVDPQTEVLPLIGSQEGTAHLPLAILNPGDFALLLDPGYPSHAGGVHLASGQIYSMPLLAENSFLPVFADIPAPVLAQSRMMVLSYPHNPTAAIAPLSFFQEAVAFCQQHNLVLVHDFPYVDLVFGESQDWADSSPNPKSKIQNPKSLVPSILQADPEKSVSIEFFTLSKSYNMGGFRIGYAIGNAQLINALRQVKAAVDFNQYRGILNGAIAALTGPQAGVKSAVATFQSRRDAFINALHRIGWNVPTPQATMYIWAKLPSHWSQNSIEFCTELVKQTGVAVSPGAGFGKSGEGYVRFALVHEPPLLETAVERIAEFLHGNRN, from the coding sequence ATGACTAATATGCAGTTTGCAAAACGTTTACAACCCCTACAATCAAATGTATTTGCTGATATGGACAGAGCCAAGGCAGTCGCTTTGGCCGCTGGACGACAGGTAATTGATTTGTCGTTGGGGTCTTCTGATTTACCAGCCGAAGCCCATGTAATTGAGGCGATCGCCCAGTCTCTTAGCGATCGCAGTACTCACGGCTATCTGTTATTTAACGGTACTCAAGGATTTCGCGAAGCCGCAGCCAACTGGTACGAACAAAAATTTGGCATCAAAGTCGATCCTCAAACTGAGGTACTACCTCTAATTGGTTCTCAAGAAGGCACAGCCCATTTACCTCTAGCAATACTCAATCCCGGAGATTTTGCCCTGTTGCTCGATCCAGGTTATCCCTCTCATGCTGGGGGAGTCCATCTAGCCAGTGGTCAAATCTACTCAATGCCACTACTGGCAGAAAACAGTTTTTTACCAGTGTTCGCTGATATTCCTGCCCCAGTCTTAGCCCAGTCGCGGATGATGGTATTAAGTTATCCTCATAATCCCACGGCTGCGATCGCACCTTTATCTTTCTTCCAAGAAGCTGTCGCCTTCTGTCAGCAACACAATCTCGTCCTAGTTCACGATTTCCCCTACGTAGATTTGGTATTTGGGGAGAGTCAGGACTGGGCAGATTCTTCTCCCAATCCAAAATCCAAAATCCAAAATCCAAAATCCCTAGTCCCTTCAATTCTGCAAGCCGATCCAGAGAAAAGCGTCTCCATTGAATTTTTCACCCTTTCCAAGTCCTATAATATGGGCGGCTTCCGCATTGGCTACGCCATCGGTAATGCCCAGTTAATTAACGCCTTACGCCAGGTAAAAGCCGCCGTTGATTTTAATCAGTATCGGGGAATTTTGAATGGTGCGATCGCTGCCCTAACTGGCCCGCAAGCTGGCGTCAAATCTGCCGTCGCTACCTTCCAGAGTCGGCGTGATGCTTTCATCAATGCTTTACACCGCATTGGCTGGAACGTTCCTACTCCCCAAGCCACAATGTATATCTGGGCAAAATTGCCTTCACATTGGAGTCAAAACTCTATAGAATTTTGTACCGAACTAGTCAAACAAACTGGTGTAGCCGTTTCCCCAGGTGCAGGCTTTGGCAAATCTGGGGAAGGATATGTGCGTTTTGCCTTGGTACATGAGCCACCTTTGTTAGAAACTGCTGTAGAAAGAATTGCTGAGTTTCTTCATGGAAATAGGAACTAG
- a CDS encoding co-chaperone YbbN, producing the protein MSKAVITITDADFETEVLKAEQPVLVYFWASWCGPCQLMSPLINSAASKYSDRLKVVKMEIDPNPLTVKQYQVEGVPALRLFQGQEVLISTEGVIGKDKLLALLDTHLNTN; encoded by the coding sequence ATGAGTAAGGCTGTAATCACCATAACCGATGCTGATTTTGAAACCGAAGTGTTAAAAGCCGAGCAGCCTGTATTAGTTTACTTTTGGGCTTCCTGGTGTGGGCCTTGTCAATTGATGTCGCCCCTAATTAACTCAGCTGCTAGCAAATATAGCGATCGCCTCAAAGTCGTTAAAATGGAAATTGACCCCAACCCACTCACTGTTAAGCAGTACCAAGTTGAAGGCGTACCCGCCCTCAGACTATTTCAAGGTCAAGAAGTTTTGATATCCACCGAGGGGGTCATCGGCAAAGACAAATTACTAGCTCTCCTAGATACCCACTTAAATACTAATTAG